CTGCAGCATTCGCCGAGTTACCAGAGGGTGTGACCGGTGTTGTTGCGCTGTTTGTTGTCTTTTTGTCTACGCCATGGTCAGCAAGCTCGATGAGCGGCGAGATATAGTGGCTGACTCACCTGCGGCAGCATTCGCAGAACCGGCTGGTTTGGTCTTCGCCTTCTCTACTGCTGTTTTCCAATGCTTTACAATCTCTTTGGCGAGATCGGCCACGGGTTTCGAAGCATGTTGTCTGAGTTTACCGACCGCCAATCCAATCTTGCTCTCCTAAAAAACAGATCAAAAAGTGTCAACATATCGGGGTCTAGTCCGGATGTGGGATGTGGGAGACGGgagtaaaaaaacaaatgaGCAACACCCACCCTTAGAATCACTTCTGTTATTTGTTTTTGCTTCAGAGTAGACAAGATTGCTATTATCTCCTATAAAATATGAAATTGGTCAGTGAAAACGAAATGGAAGGGTTTAGCATAGAGAACTTTACCTGATCATTAACAGCGGTTTGCAACTGTTTCACGGCTTTTTTGAGTTCTATCACAGTATCCGACATCTTGTGTGCTACAGGTATTTCTAGTTCGACGCTACGATTGACTACGACGGTATCCTTCCTTCTCGTGGGCTTGAATGGCGGGCAAATATCACTCAGCCTCTCAGCGACGCGATTGTTCTTGGGCAACCAATTGAACCCATGCGCCCAGTGGCATTCATGAGGCCCATGAAGCTTTTGACAAACAAGAACAAACACATTCTCATCATTCGTTGAAGCTTACTTCGCCTTTCCGCATCGAATAGCTTTTTCTCCTCGTCGTGTCGTCCGTTGCTCGTCTGGACATCCTCAAGCTCTCGGAGATCAAACAGACAGGGGTCCTTTTAATCTGACGTCCTACCTTAAGAATGGCAACCGCTTCACTTCCACCACTGGAGTCTTTGTATAGACGGAATGCAAAACGGACGAGGGACGTTTTTGCGGCAGAGTCGGGTGACATTCTGGTTGAAGACGAATCAACGTGAGCCCCTTATACTTACTGTGTAGAGTCTGCTTTTACATTGATTGCCCTAGTTCTCGAGTGCGACTAGCCGTCAAAATTCACGATGAATACCGTGACTACAAGCAACTCCCTCCAGCGTTGCTTTCACAGCAAGGACCAGTAGGACCATCGCGCCCACCATCGCAGAGAAAGATGATTACGGCTGGCGGTGAGTAGCTAATGTTTCAGTTTAACACGATTCTTTCTACAACACGAGACTCGTTTTCTAGATTCAATTGACAGCAACACCTCTCGTATCATTTCAACGATAGACAACACCCCTCAAGCCAAACCATCTAcattttcttcaaattcTAAACTTACCCAAGCACTCACCCTTCATAAAACAACACGCACAATCAAACCGGAATATCATGCTCCCTGGAAGCTAGTTCGTGTCATTTCTGGACATCTTGGTTGGGTGCGTAGTGTTGCAGTAGAACCCGGAAACAAGTGGTTTGCTACAGGTGCCGGGGATCGTGTCATTAAGATTTGGGATTTGGCAAGCGGGGAGTTGAAGTTGTCTTTGACTGGTCACATTTCAACAGTTCGAGGGTTGGCAGTGTCTTCGCGGCACCCGTATCTCTTCTCGTGCGGAGAAGATAAGGTATGAAACACTTCGGTATGCCTCAAGCGCCTCGTGAAATGATTAATTAGGTATCTATTTTCTCTAGATGGTCAAATGTTGGGATTTGGAAGCCAATAAAGTCATTCGACATTACCATGGGCATCTTTCAGGCGTGTATTCGCTTTCATTACATCCCACGCTTGATGTTCTCGTCACAGCTGGTCGAGATGCGTCTGCTCGTGTATGGGATATGAGAACCAAAGCACAGATCCATGTTCTGTCTGGTCACACAGCCACCGTCGCGGACGTCAAATGCCAGGATTCTGATCCTCAAGTAATCACAGGAAGCATGGATTCTACAATCAGGTGGGTTGCATATATCTGAACTGTTTCCACCTATTTTGCTAATCTTTTCCCAAAAGATTATGGGATCTTGCCGCTGGAAAGACAATGACCACCCTAACGCATCATAAAAAGTCCGTTCGCGCCCTCGCTATTCATCCAACAGAATATTCCTTTGCATCCGGCTCGGCGGGCGGAAACAACAtcaaaaaatggaaatgCCCTGAAGGCGCTTTCGTATTCAACTTCCCTGGACATAACGCCATCATCAACACGTTGTCTGTCAACGCGGAAGGTGTCTTTTTCTCGGGAGGTATGGTTCTTTCCTGATCAAACAAATCTACACCATCGCCAGCCTTTTTATCTATATTTTTATGGTCTACGTGACAATTTTACTCACTTTTGCGCCGTTTGATAGGTGATAACGGGTCCCTGACCCTGTGggattatgctactgggaCACCATTCCAACACATGGAAGATGTTCCTCAGCCTGGATCCCTCGAAGCAGAAGCCGGCGTTTTCTGTTCGACTTTCGATCAGACTGGGACTCGCTTGATCACAGGCGGAGCTGATAAAACTATCAAGGTAATGCACTATTCTATTCATTTTGTCTGAGGAGTTGCTACTAACTGAGTTTGCTCCTATTGCAGATCTACGCCGAGCAAACATGATCGCCGACCATCCCAGCTCTTGACGTTTTCGCCTTATCTCTATTTTGTACTATTCTATTCATGCCATCATATTAAATCCTGCTTTCTGCCGCGATGCTATGCATGATCACTTTTCATTCGCAAGAAGCCGCTTTGTTACGAGCTCTCATCTCATTGGAACGCCGGAATATAgcctttcctccttttcacTGTGAACCGCCGCAAATACCACGTTTGTTACGTACCTTTACGGAAGCAACCCCCAAGAATGCCGTTATCGACCAATGAATCGTTGTTGTATATATACAAGCTGGGTACTATGTAGAGGTATTGAGACAGTTGCGCATGTGTTACACCAAGTAAGAACCTATAATCCGGAAACTTAAAGACCGAAAGCAATGCGAAATTCGAAACGACTGAGAAGACTACTTGTATCTATATACGAGTTCGACTTGATCTGGTTCTGTTCAACAAAATTAAAACGACACAAAAAATCCCCGAAAACCATAAACTGTACAAATTTGTTCGACTaaaaaaaccaaagaacTCCAAAAGTCTGAAAATCAATTTACACCGAAAACGAAAAAACCTTAGAGTACAGAGATAAACGGAGGGagggaaagcaaaaaaaaagttatgtcacaaaacaaaagcatgaaaaaagaaaatgtcCTTGCCGCTGATGAGCATTAATTGTCAAAGATACTGATGGTTGTAAGaaggtttcttttttttttttcatcacGACATTTTATCTGACCTTTTTTGTTCAAGACCTTTTTGTGTGCATTGAAACTAGCCTGCCCAGCCTGTAAGAGAGGAGCCGTAGTTCTGAGCGGCATAGTGAGGGGCACCTAATGCGTACAACGAGGCATCGTTGTTGATGGTAGATGAAGACATTGGGACATAGGGCGTTGCCCTGACATGACCATGAGAATGAGAAGCGACTGCCGCCCCCGAGCGAGAGTTTGCCCGCGAATGAACATAGCTCTGATCGCGCGATGCATAAAGTTCACCTGCCTGTGGcacaggcggcggcggaaGGATCTGCTCAGAGGCGCTGGGTGACAACAAACCCGAGCTGCTACCTGGGTAGTCCGGGTAAGAGGGGAGCACCTCTGTGTTAAACAGGTGAGCTGTCGCAACTACGAACTCTTCACTGAAACTGAAGCGTTCATCGTTCTCATCTTCGAACGTTTTTTTGTTGGAGGAGGTTGGGCGGGGAACGTTATTTGCGACTGTAGGAGAGGTTCTTTCGACGTGACCAGATGGTTGTGGCGGGGGAGCGTGGACTGGAGGCTGGGGGAGTGGGGGAATTGCCGATGGAGATGCGCCCGATGCAACGTGATGCCCTTGGGGAGGCACAGTATTGGGCGGGGACAATGGCATTGGGGGATGGGTCGTACGCGGCGCCAAATTTGAAGCCCTCGCGAGTTCGGAAGGCGCTGCCATCGCGCCGGTCACTCGCTCAACTGAGTAGGAAGGTTGGCTATTATCAGAATATCCATAATGAGGCATCTCTGCAGGGATATAGGACGGCAAACCAGGGGTATAGTGGTTAACATACTGCTGCGGACCTTGAGGTGGTTGCATCGGAGGGGTGGACCAGTTCATCTCTGCTCTGCCTGTTGCACCATATACACCCGTCCCGGGCATCACATGAGTCGGCGGGGAAGGTAATGTAACGGGAGCAGACTGGTGACCGTAAACATCGTCAATGGGTACAATAGGGGTTACCGTAGCAGAAAGATCAGACGTTGTGTACGATCCAC
This portion of the Psilocybe cubensis strain MGC-MH-2018 chromosome 12, whole genome shotgun sequence genome encodes:
- a CDS encoding pre-mRNA-splicing factor prp46, which encodes MATASLPPLESLYRRNAKRTRDVFAAESGDILVEDESTSRVRLAVKIHDEYRDYKQLPPALLSQQGPVGPSRPPSQRKMITAGDSIDSNTSRIISTIDNTPQAKPSTFSSNSKLTQALTLHKTTRTIKPEYHAPWKLVRVISGHLGWVRSVAVEPGNKWFATGAGDRVIKIWDLASGELKLSLTGHISTVRGLAVSSRHPYLFSCGEDKMVKCWDLEANKVIRHYHGHLSGVYSLSLHPTLDVLVTAGRDASARVWDMRTKAQIHVLSGHTATVADVKCQDSDPQVITGSMDSTIRLWDLAAGKTMTTLTHHKKSVRALAIHPTEYSFASGSAGGNNIKKWKCPEGAFVFNFPGHNAIINTLSVNAEGVFFSGGDNGSLTLWDYATGTPFQHMEDVPQPGSLEAEAGVFCSTFDQTGTRLITGGADKTIKIYAEQT